The following proteins come from a genomic window of Acomys russatus chromosome 17, mAcoRus1.1, whole genome shotgun sequence:
- the Lrp12 gene encoding low-density lipoprotein receptor-related protein 12 isoform X2, which produces MARRWSTKESPRRGSAWLLLFLAGVYACGETPEQIRAPSGIITSPGWPSDYPARSNCSWLIRASPGEIITISFQDFDIQGSRRCTLDWLTIETYKHIESYRACGSTIPPPYISSQDHVWIRFHSDDSVSRKGFRLAYFSGRSEEPTCACDQFRCGNGKCIPEAWKCNSMDECGDSSDEEGCTKDANPPTAAAFQPCAYNQFQCLSRFTKVYTCLPESLKCDGNIDCLDLGDEIDCDVPTCGQWLKYFYGTFNSPNYPDFYPPGSNCTWLIDTGDHRKVILRFTDFKLDGTGYGDYVKIYDGLEENPRKLLRVLTAFDSHAPLTVVSSSGQIRVHFCADKVNAARGFNATYQVDGFCLPWEIPCGGNWGCYTEQQRCDGYWHCPNGRDEINCTMCQKEEFPCSRNGVCYPRSDRCNYQNHCPNGSDEKNCFFCQPGNFHCKNNRCVFESWVCDSQDDCGDGSDEENCPVIVPTRVITAAVIGSLICGLLLVIALGCTCKLYSLRMFERRSFETQLSRVEAELLRREAPPSYGQLIAQGLIPPVEDFPVCSPNQASVLENLRLAVRSQLGFTSIRLPMAGRPSNIWNRIFNFARSRHSGSLALVSADGDEVVPGQSSSREAERSHPHRSLFSVESDDTDTENERRDTAGASGAVAAPLPQKVPPATAVEATVGTGGSSSAQSSRGSHADGRDASGVEAPSVSPARHQLSSALSRMTQGLRWVRFTLGRSSSTNQNQSPLRQLDTGVSGREEDDDVEMLIPVSDGASDIDASDCSRPLLDLASEQVQGFRQPYSAANAGVRTSNRDGPCERCGIVHTAQIPDTCLEATMKNETSDDEALLLC; this is translated from the exons CTTGTGGAGAGACCCCAGAGCAGATCCGAGCACCGAGTGGAATCATCacaagtccaggctggccttcggACTACCCTGCCCGCAGCAACTGCAGCTGGCTCATACGGGCGAGCCCAGGGGAGATCATTACTATAAG TTTTCAGGATTTCGATATCCAGGGGTCCAGAAGATGCACATTGGACTGGTTGACGATAGAAACATACAAGCATATTGAAAGTTACAGAGCGTGTGGGTCCACAATCCCACCTCCATATATCTCTTCCCAAGACCACGTTTGGATCAGGTTCCATTCGGATGACAGTGTGTCCAGGAAAGGCTTCAGACTGGCATATTTTTCAG ggaGATCCGAGGAGCCGACCTGTGCCTGTGATCAGTTCCGTTGTGGGAATGGAAAGTGTATTCCGGAAGCCTGGAAGTGTAACAGCATGGACGAGTGCGGAGATAGCTCTGACGAGGAGGGCTGTACCAAAGACGCCAACCCCCCAACCGCTGCTGCTTTCCAGCCCTGCGCCTATAACCAGTTCCAGTGTCTGTCCCGCTTCACCAAAGTCTACACCTGCCTCCCCGAGTCCTTAAAGTGCGACGGGAACATCGACTGCCTGGACCTCGGAGACGAGATAGACTGCGACGTGCCAACATGTGGGCAGTGGCTAAAATACTTTTACGGTACTTTCAATTCCCCAAACTACCCAGACTTTTATCCTCCTGGAAGTAATTGCACCTGGCTAATAGACACTGGGGACCATCGGAAAGTCATCTTACGCTTCACTGACTTTAAACTGGATGGCACTGGTTATGGGGATTATGTCAAAATATACGACGGCCTGGAGGAGAACCCGCGCAAGCTTTTGCGTGTGTTGACGGCCTTTGACTCCCACGCCCCCCTTACAGTCGTCTCTTCCTCTGGACAGATCAGAGTGCATTTTTGTGCTGACAAAGTTAACGCTGCGAGAGGCTTTAATGCTACTTACCAAGTAGACGGCTTCTGTTTGCCGTGGGAAATACCCTGCGGAGGTAACTGGGGCTGCTACACAGAGCAGCAGCGCTGTGATGGGTATTGGCACTGCCCGAACGGGAGGGATGAAATCAACTGTACCATGTGCCAAAAGGAAGAATTTCCATGTTCTCGCAACGGTGTCTGTTACCCTCGTTCTGACCGCTGCAACTACCAAAACCACTGCCCAAATGGCTCCGATGAGAAGAACTGCTTCTTTTGCCAGCCAGGGAATTTTCACTGTAAAAACAACCGCTGTGTGTTTGAAAGCTGGGTGTGTGATTCTCAGGACGACTGCGGGGACGGCAGTGATGAAGAGAACTGTCCCGTTATCGTGCCTACCAGAGTCATAACAGCAGCTGTCATAGGGAGCCTCATCTGTGGCCTGCTGCTCGTCATTGCACTGGGGTGCACGTGCAAGCTCTATTCCCTGAGAATGTTTGAACGGAG atcGTTCGAGACCCAGTTGTCACGAGTGGAAGCAGAATTGCTACGAAGAGAGGCTCCTCCCTCATACGGGCAGTTGATTGCTCAGGGCTTAATCCCACCAGTGGAAGATTTTCCTGTCTGTTCACCTAATCAG GCTTCAGTTTTAGAGAACCTGAGGCTGGCTGTCCGATCCCAGCTGGGCTTCACTTCCATCAGGCTTCCTATGGCAGGCAGACCCAGCAACATTTGGAATCGCATTTTTAATTTTGCACGATCACGCCATTCCGGGTCATTGGCTTTGGTCTCGGCAGATGGAGATGAGGTTGTCCCAGgtcagagcagcagcagagaggcTGAAAGGAGCCATCCTCACAGAAGCCTGTTTTCCGTCGAATCTGACGACACGGACACAGAAAATGAGAGAAGGGACACGGCAGGAGCGTCTGGTGCGGTTGCGGCGCCTCTGCCCCAGAAAGTCCCTCCCGCAACAGCCGTGGAAGCCACGGTGGGAACAGGCGGCAGTTCCTCGGCTCAGAGCTCGCGAGGCAGCCATGCAGATGGAAGGGATGCGTCTGGTGTGGAGGCGCCGAGTGTGAGCCCAGCACGTCACCAGCTCTCAAGCGCGTTAAGTCGGATGACTCAGGGCCTGCGCTGGGTACGGTTTACATTAGGGCGATCAAGTTCCACAAATCAGAACCAGAGTCCCTTGAGACAGCTTGATACCGGGGTGAGTGGaagagaagaagatgatgatgtgGAAATGCTAATTCCGGTTTCGGACGGGGCTTCAGACATTGATGCCAGTGACTGCTCCAGACCTCTTCTCGATCTTGCCTCAGAGCAAGTACAAGGGTTTAGACAGCCATACAGTGCAGCAAACGCTGGAGTCAGAACAAGTAACCGGGATGGCCCCTGTGAGCGCTGTGGCATTGTGCACACCGCCCAGATCCCAGACACTTGCTTAGAAGCAACAATGAAAAACGAAACGAGTGACGACGAGGCTTTGCTGCTGTGTTAG
- the Lrp12 gene encoding low-density lipoprotein receptor-related protein 12 isoform X1 yields MARRWSTKESPRRGSAWLLLFLAGVYGNGALAELSENVHISGVSTACGETPEQIRAPSGIITSPGWPSDYPARSNCSWLIRASPGEIITISFQDFDIQGSRRCTLDWLTIETYKHIESYRACGSTIPPPYISSQDHVWIRFHSDDSVSRKGFRLAYFSGRSEEPTCACDQFRCGNGKCIPEAWKCNSMDECGDSSDEEGCTKDANPPTAAAFQPCAYNQFQCLSRFTKVYTCLPESLKCDGNIDCLDLGDEIDCDVPTCGQWLKYFYGTFNSPNYPDFYPPGSNCTWLIDTGDHRKVILRFTDFKLDGTGYGDYVKIYDGLEENPRKLLRVLTAFDSHAPLTVVSSSGQIRVHFCADKVNAARGFNATYQVDGFCLPWEIPCGGNWGCYTEQQRCDGYWHCPNGRDEINCTMCQKEEFPCSRNGVCYPRSDRCNYQNHCPNGSDEKNCFFCQPGNFHCKNNRCVFESWVCDSQDDCGDGSDEENCPVIVPTRVITAAVIGSLICGLLLVIALGCTCKLYSLRMFERRSFETQLSRVEAELLRREAPPSYGQLIAQGLIPPVEDFPVCSPNQASVLENLRLAVRSQLGFTSIRLPMAGRPSNIWNRIFNFARSRHSGSLALVSADGDEVVPGQSSSREAERSHPHRSLFSVESDDTDTENERRDTAGASGAVAAPLPQKVPPATAVEATVGTGGSSSAQSSRGSHADGRDASGVEAPSVSPARHQLSSALSRMTQGLRWVRFTLGRSSSTNQNQSPLRQLDTGVSGREEDDDVEMLIPVSDGASDIDASDCSRPLLDLASEQVQGFRQPYSAANAGVRTSNRDGPCERCGIVHTAQIPDTCLEATMKNETSDDEALLLC; encoded by the exons CTTGTGGAGAGACCCCAGAGCAGATCCGAGCACCGAGTGGAATCATCacaagtccaggctggccttcggACTACCCTGCCCGCAGCAACTGCAGCTGGCTCATACGGGCGAGCCCAGGGGAGATCATTACTATAAG TTTTCAGGATTTCGATATCCAGGGGTCCAGAAGATGCACATTGGACTGGTTGACGATAGAAACATACAAGCATATTGAAAGTTACAGAGCGTGTGGGTCCACAATCCCACCTCCATATATCTCTTCCCAAGACCACGTTTGGATCAGGTTCCATTCGGATGACAGTGTGTCCAGGAAAGGCTTCAGACTGGCATATTTTTCAG ggaGATCCGAGGAGCCGACCTGTGCCTGTGATCAGTTCCGTTGTGGGAATGGAAAGTGTATTCCGGAAGCCTGGAAGTGTAACAGCATGGACGAGTGCGGAGATAGCTCTGACGAGGAGGGCTGTACCAAAGACGCCAACCCCCCAACCGCTGCTGCTTTCCAGCCCTGCGCCTATAACCAGTTCCAGTGTCTGTCCCGCTTCACCAAAGTCTACACCTGCCTCCCCGAGTCCTTAAAGTGCGACGGGAACATCGACTGCCTGGACCTCGGAGACGAGATAGACTGCGACGTGCCAACATGTGGGCAGTGGCTAAAATACTTTTACGGTACTTTCAATTCCCCAAACTACCCAGACTTTTATCCTCCTGGAAGTAATTGCACCTGGCTAATAGACACTGGGGACCATCGGAAAGTCATCTTACGCTTCACTGACTTTAAACTGGATGGCACTGGTTATGGGGATTATGTCAAAATATACGACGGCCTGGAGGAGAACCCGCGCAAGCTTTTGCGTGTGTTGACGGCCTTTGACTCCCACGCCCCCCTTACAGTCGTCTCTTCCTCTGGACAGATCAGAGTGCATTTTTGTGCTGACAAAGTTAACGCTGCGAGAGGCTTTAATGCTACTTACCAAGTAGACGGCTTCTGTTTGCCGTGGGAAATACCCTGCGGAGGTAACTGGGGCTGCTACACAGAGCAGCAGCGCTGTGATGGGTATTGGCACTGCCCGAACGGGAGGGATGAAATCAACTGTACCATGTGCCAAAAGGAAGAATTTCCATGTTCTCGCAACGGTGTCTGTTACCCTCGTTCTGACCGCTGCAACTACCAAAACCACTGCCCAAATGGCTCCGATGAGAAGAACTGCTTCTTTTGCCAGCCAGGGAATTTTCACTGTAAAAACAACCGCTGTGTGTTTGAAAGCTGGGTGTGTGATTCTCAGGACGACTGCGGGGACGGCAGTGATGAAGAGAACTGTCCCGTTATCGTGCCTACCAGAGTCATAACAGCAGCTGTCATAGGGAGCCTCATCTGTGGCCTGCTGCTCGTCATTGCACTGGGGTGCACGTGCAAGCTCTATTCCCTGAGAATGTTTGAACGGAG atcGTTCGAGACCCAGTTGTCACGAGTGGAAGCAGAATTGCTACGAAGAGAGGCTCCTCCCTCATACGGGCAGTTGATTGCTCAGGGCTTAATCCCACCAGTGGAAGATTTTCCTGTCTGTTCACCTAATCAG GCTTCAGTTTTAGAGAACCTGAGGCTGGCTGTCCGATCCCAGCTGGGCTTCACTTCCATCAGGCTTCCTATGGCAGGCAGACCCAGCAACATTTGGAATCGCATTTTTAATTTTGCACGATCACGCCATTCCGGGTCATTGGCTTTGGTCTCGGCAGATGGAGATGAGGTTGTCCCAGgtcagagcagcagcagagaggcTGAAAGGAGCCATCCTCACAGAAGCCTGTTTTCCGTCGAATCTGACGACACGGACACAGAAAATGAGAGAAGGGACACGGCAGGAGCGTCTGGTGCGGTTGCGGCGCCTCTGCCCCAGAAAGTCCCTCCCGCAACAGCCGTGGAAGCCACGGTGGGAACAGGCGGCAGTTCCTCGGCTCAGAGCTCGCGAGGCAGCCATGCAGATGGAAGGGATGCGTCTGGTGTGGAGGCGCCGAGTGTGAGCCCAGCACGTCACCAGCTCTCAAGCGCGTTAAGTCGGATGACTCAGGGCCTGCGCTGGGTACGGTTTACATTAGGGCGATCAAGTTCCACAAATCAGAACCAGAGTCCCTTGAGACAGCTTGATACCGGGGTGAGTGGaagagaagaagatgatgatgtgGAAATGCTAATTCCGGTTTCGGACGGGGCTTCAGACATTGATGCCAGTGACTGCTCCAGACCTCTTCTCGATCTTGCCTCAGAGCAAGTACAAGGGTTTAGACAGCCATACAGTGCAGCAAACGCTGGAGTCAGAACAAGTAACCGGGATGGCCCCTGTGAGCGCTGTGGCATTGTGCACACCGCCCAGATCCCAGACACTTGCTTAGAAGCAACAATGAAAAACGAAACGAGTGACGACGAGGCTTTGCTGCTGTGTTAG